A window from Odocoileus virginianus isolate 20LAN1187 ecotype Illinois chromosome 24, Ovbor_1.2, whole genome shotgun sequence encodes these proteins:
- the AVIL gene encoding advillin isoform X2 — protein MSLSSAFRAVGNDPGIITWRIEKMELALVPLRAHGNFYEGDCYVILSTRRVGSLLSQDIHFWIGKDSSQDEQSCAAIYTTQLDDYLGGGPVQHREVQYHESDTFRGYFKQGIIYKKGGVASGMRHVETNTYNVKRLLHVKGKRNIRASEVEMSWDSFNRGDVFLLDLGKVIVQWNGPESSSGERLKAMLLAKDIRDRERGGRAEIGVIEGDKEAASPELMKVLQDTLGRRSIIQPAVPDEVIDQQQKSNITLYHVSDSSGQLAVTEVATRPLVQDLLNPDDCYILDQSGTKIYVWKGRGATKAEKQMAMSKALNFIRMKGYPSSTNVETVNDGAESAMFKQLFQKWTVKEQTVGLGKTFSVGKVAKVFQDKFDVTVLHTKPEVAARERMVDDGSGKVEVWRIENLELVPVEHQWYGFFYGGDCYLVLYTYEMHGKPHYILYIWQVGLEQALSFGSWCFLWPRSWGRGWQGPIVPVSPLQGRHASQDELAASAYQAVEVDRQFEGAPVQVRVTMGKEPRHFMAIFKGKLVIFEGGTSRKGSAEPDPPVRLFQIQGHDKSNTKAVEVPAFTSSLNSNDVFLLRTQAEHYLWCGKGSSGDERAMAKELAGLLCEGTENTVAEGQEPAEFWDLLGGKTPYASDKRLQQEILDVQSRLFECSNKTGRFTVTEITDFTQDDLNPGDVMLLDTWDQVFLWIGAEANAAEKEGALTAAQEYLHTHPSGRDTSTPILIVKQGFEPPIFTGWFLAWDPHMWSAGKSYEQLKEELGDAAAITRIIADMRDTTLPLNSEPKYYPLEVLLKNQSQELPEDVNPAKKENYLSEQDFVSVFGITRGQFAALPGWKQLQMKKEKGLF, from the exons ATGTCTCTGAGCAGCGCCTTCCGGGCTGTGGGCAACGACCCTGGGATCATCACCTGGAGAATAGAG AAAATGGAGCTGGCGCTGGTGCCCTTGCGTGCCCACGGCAACTTCTATGAGGGAGACTGCTACGTCATCCTCTCG ACGCGGAGAGTGGGCAGCCTCCTCTCCCAGGACATCCACTTCTGGATCGGGAAGGACTCCTCCCAGGACGAGCAGAGCTGTGCGGCCATCTACACCACGCAGCTGGACGACTACCTGGGGGGCGGCCCCGTTCAACACCGGGAGGTCCAGTACCACGAGTCCGACACCTTCCGCGGCTACTTCAAGCAGGGCATCAT CTACAAGAAGGGCGGTGTGGCCTCTGGGATGAGGCACGTGGAGACCAACACCTACAACGTGAAGCGGCTGCTGCATGTGAAGGGGAAGAGAAACATCCGGGCCAGCGAG GTGGAAATGAGCTGGGACAGTTTTAACCGAGGAGACGTCTTCCTGCTGGATCTCGGGAAGGTCATCGTCCAGTGGAACGGCCCGGAGAGCAGCAGCGGGGAGCGCCTGAAG GCGATGCTTCTGGCAAAGGATATTCGGGACAGGGAGCGAGGGGGTCGTGCTGAGATAGGAGTGATCGAGGGAGACAAGGAGGCAGCCAGCCCGGAGCTGATGAAGGTTCTTCAGGACACCCTCGGCCGGCGCTCCATTATCCAACCGGCAGTCCCAGACGAGGTCATAGATCAGCAGCAGAAATCAAACATCACGCTTTATCA tgTCTCAGACTCGTCTGGGCAGCTGGCGGTCACGGAGGTAGCGACGAGGCCTCTGGTCCAGGACTTACTGAACCCTGAT GACTGCTACATCCTGGACCAAAGCGGAACCAAGATCTACGTGTGGAAAGGAAGGGGAGCTACAAAGGCTGAGAAACAGATGGCCATGTCTAAAGCCCTG AACTTCATCAGGATGAAGGGCTACCCCAGCAGCACCAACGTGGAGACCGTCAACGACGGTGCCGAGTCGGCCATGTTCAAGCAGCTGTTCCAGAAGTGGACAGTGAAGGAGCAGACCGTGGGTCTGGGGAAGACGTTCAGTGTGGGTAAAGTCG CGAAGGTTTTCCAGGATAAGTTTGATGTAACTGTGCTGCACACCAAACCAGAGGTGGCAGCCCGGGAAAGAATGGTGGACGACGGCAGTGGCAAAGTCGAG GTCTGGAGGATAGAAAACCTGGAGCTGGTCCCCGTGGAGCACCAGTGGTATGGCTTCTTTTACGGGGGAGACTGCTATCTGGTTCTCTACACATACGAGATGCATGGGAAGCCTCATTACATCCTGTATATCTGGCAGGTAGGCCTGGAGCAGGCTCTTAGCTTTGGATCCTGGTGCTTCCTCTGGCCACGGAGCTGGGGCCGGGGGTGGCAGGGACCCATTGTGCCTGTCTCACCCCTGCAGGGCCGCCACGCCTCACAGGATGAGCTGGCAGCCTCGGCATATCAGGCAGTAGAGGTGGACCGGCAGTTTGAAGGGGCCCCCGTGCAGGTTCGGGTCACCATGGGGAAGGAGCCGCGCCACTTCATGGCCATCTTCAAAGGAAAGCTGGTCATCTTTGAG gGTGGGACTTCGAGGAAGGGAAGTGCTGAGCCAGATCCTCCAGTAAGACTCTTCCAGATTCAAGGACATGACAAATCTAACACCAAAGCAGTGGAGGTCCCAGCCTTCACCTCCTCCCTAAACTCCAACGATGTCTTTCTGCTGCGGACCCAGGCAGAGCATTACCTGTGGTGTGGCAAG GGGTCTAGCGGGGATGAGCGGGCCATGGCCAAGGAGCTGGCTGGACTTCTCTGTGAGGGCACGGAGAATACAGTGGCTGAGGGCCAGGAGCCGGCTGAGTTCTGGGACCTGCTGGGAGGGAAGACTCCCTACGCCAGTGACAAGAG ACTGCAGCAGGAGATCCTAGATGTCCAGTCTCGCCTCTTCGAATGTTCCAATAAGACCGGCCGGTTCACGGTCACTGAGATCACAGACTTCACCCAGGACGACCTGAACCCAGGTGACGTGATGCTCCTGGATACCTGGGACCAG GTGTTCCTGTGGATCGGGGCCGAGGCCAATGCCGCGGAGAAGGAGGGCGCTCTGACTGCTGCCCAGGAGTACCTGCACACTCACCCCAGCGGCCGCGACACCAGCACACCGATCCTGATCGTTAAGCAGGGGTTCGAGCCTCCCATCTTCACAGGCTGGTTCCTGGCCTGGGACCCTCACATGTGGAGC GCAGGGAAATCATATGAACAGTTAAAAGAGGAGCTGGGAGACGCTGCTGCTATCACAAGAATCATTGCT GATATGAGGGACACAACCCTTCCCCTGAATTCTGAGCCAAAATATTACCCCCTAGAAGTTCTGTTGAAAAATCAGAGTCAGGAGTTGCCAGAGGATGTGAACCCTGCCAAAAAGGAG AATTACCTCTCGGAACAGGACTTTGTTTCCGTGTTTGGCATCACCAGAGGGCAGTTTGCTGCTCTGCCTGGCTGGAAACAGCtccagatgaagaaagaaaaggggcttTTCTGA
- the AVIL gene encoding advillin isoform X3, which translates to MSLSSAFRAVGNDPGIITWRIEKMELALVPLRAHGNFYEGDCYVILSTRRVGSLLSQDIHFWIGKDSSQDEQSCAAIYTTQLDDYLGGGPVQHREVQYHESDTFRGYFKQGIIYKKGGVASGMRHVETNTYNVKRLLHVKGKRNIRASEVEMSWDSFNRGDVFLLDLGKVIVQWNGPESSSGERLKAMLLAKDIRDRERGGRAEIGVIEGDKEAASPELMKVLQDTLGRRSIIQPAVPDEVIDQQQKSNITLYHVSDSSGQLAVTEVATRPLVQDLLNPDDCYILDQSGTKIYVWKGRGATKAEKQMAMSKALNFIRMKGYPSSTNVETVNDGAESAMFKQLFQKWTVKEQTVGLGKTFSVGKVGKTAPRWCSRCGGSLERRARMLFTHLASPKPLSAAKVFQDKFDVTVLHTKPEVAARERMVDDGSGKVEVWRIENLELVPVEHQWYGFFYGGDCYLVLYTYEMHGKPHYILYIWQGRHASQDELAASAYQAVEVDRQFEGAPVQVRVTMGKEPRHFMAIFKGKLVIFEGGTSRKGSAEPDPPVRLFQIQGHDKSNTKAVEVPAFTSSLNSNDVFLLRTQAEHYLWCGKGSSGDERAMAKELAGLLCEGTENTVAEGQEPAEFWDLLGGKTPYASDKRLQQEILDVQSRLFECSNKTGRFTVTEITDFTQDDLNPGDVMLLDTWDQVFLWIGAEANAAEKEGALTAAQEYLHTHPSGRDTSTPILIVKQGFEPPIFTGWFLAWDPHMWSAGKSYEQLKEELGDAAAITRIIADMRDTTLPLNSEPKYYPLEVLLKNQSQELPEDVNPAKKENYLSEQDFVSVFGITRGQFAALPGWKQLQMKKEKGLF; encoded by the exons ATGTCTCTGAGCAGCGCCTTCCGGGCTGTGGGCAACGACCCTGGGATCATCACCTGGAGAATAGAG AAAATGGAGCTGGCGCTGGTGCCCTTGCGTGCCCACGGCAACTTCTATGAGGGAGACTGCTACGTCATCCTCTCG ACGCGGAGAGTGGGCAGCCTCCTCTCCCAGGACATCCACTTCTGGATCGGGAAGGACTCCTCCCAGGACGAGCAGAGCTGTGCGGCCATCTACACCACGCAGCTGGACGACTACCTGGGGGGCGGCCCCGTTCAACACCGGGAGGTCCAGTACCACGAGTCCGACACCTTCCGCGGCTACTTCAAGCAGGGCATCAT CTACAAGAAGGGCGGTGTGGCCTCTGGGATGAGGCACGTGGAGACCAACACCTACAACGTGAAGCGGCTGCTGCATGTGAAGGGGAAGAGAAACATCCGGGCCAGCGAG GTGGAAATGAGCTGGGACAGTTTTAACCGAGGAGACGTCTTCCTGCTGGATCTCGGGAAGGTCATCGTCCAGTGGAACGGCCCGGAGAGCAGCAGCGGGGAGCGCCTGAAG GCGATGCTTCTGGCAAAGGATATTCGGGACAGGGAGCGAGGGGGTCGTGCTGAGATAGGAGTGATCGAGGGAGACAAGGAGGCAGCCAGCCCGGAGCTGATGAAGGTTCTTCAGGACACCCTCGGCCGGCGCTCCATTATCCAACCGGCAGTCCCAGACGAGGTCATAGATCAGCAGCAGAAATCAAACATCACGCTTTATCA tgTCTCAGACTCGTCTGGGCAGCTGGCGGTCACGGAGGTAGCGACGAGGCCTCTGGTCCAGGACTTACTGAACCCTGAT GACTGCTACATCCTGGACCAAAGCGGAACCAAGATCTACGTGTGGAAAGGAAGGGGAGCTACAAAGGCTGAGAAACAGATGGCCATGTCTAAAGCCCTG AACTTCATCAGGATGAAGGGCTACCCCAGCAGCACCAACGTGGAGACCGTCAACGACGGTGCCGAGTCGGCCATGTTCAAGCAGCTGTTCCAGAAGTGGACAGTGAAGGAGCAGACCGTGGGTCTGGGGAAGACGTTCAGTGTGGGTAAAGTCGGTAAGACTGCCCCCAGATGGTGTTCTCGTTGTGGGGGGTCTCTAGAAAGACGGGCACGGATGCTTTTCACTCACCTGGCTTCTCCCAAACCCCTCTCTGCAGCGAAGGTTTTCCAGGATAAGTTTGATGTAACTGTGCTGCACACCAAACCAGAGGTGGCAGCCCGGGAAAGAATGGTGGACGACGGCAGTGGCAAAGTCGAG GTCTGGAGGATAGAAAACCTGGAGCTGGTCCCCGTGGAGCACCAGTGGTATGGCTTCTTTTACGGGGGAGACTGCTATCTGGTTCTCTACACATACGAGATGCATGGGAAGCCTCATTACATCCTGTATATCTGGCAG GGCCGCCACGCCTCACAGGATGAGCTGGCAGCCTCGGCATATCAGGCAGTAGAGGTGGACCGGCAGTTTGAAGGGGCCCCCGTGCAGGTTCGGGTCACCATGGGGAAGGAGCCGCGCCACTTCATGGCCATCTTCAAAGGAAAGCTGGTCATCTTTGAG gGTGGGACTTCGAGGAAGGGAAGTGCTGAGCCAGATCCTCCAGTAAGACTCTTCCAGATTCAAGGACATGACAAATCTAACACCAAAGCAGTGGAGGTCCCAGCCTTCACCTCCTCCCTAAACTCCAACGATGTCTTTCTGCTGCGGACCCAGGCAGAGCATTACCTGTGGTGTGGCAAG GGGTCTAGCGGGGATGAGCGGGCCATGGCCAAGGAGCTGGCTGGACTTCTCTGTGAGGGCACGGAGAATACAGTGGCTGAGGGCCAGGAGCCGGCTGAGTTCTGGGACCTGCTGGGAGGGAAGACTCCCTACGCCAGTGACAAGAG ACTGCAGCAGGAGATCCTAGATGTCCAGTCTCGCCTCTTCGAATGTTCCAATAAGACCGGCCGGTTCACGGTCACTGAGATCACAGACTTCACCCAGGACGACCTGAACCCAGGTGACGTGATGCTCCTGGATACCTGGGACCAG GTGTTCCTGTGGATCGGGGCCGAGGCCAATGCCGCGGAGAAGGAGGGCGCTCTGACTGCTGCCCAGGAGTACCTGCACACTCACCCCAGCGGCCGCGACACCAGCACACCGATCCTGATCGTTAAGCAGGGGTTCGAGCCTCCCATCTTCACAGGCTGGTTCCTGGCCTGGGACCCTCACATGTGGAGC GCAGGGAAATCATATGAACAGTTAAAAGAGGAGCTGGGAGACGCTGCTGCTATCACAAGAATCATTGCT GATATGAGGGACACAACCCTTCCCCTGAATTCTGAGCCAAAATATTACCCCCTAGAAGTTCTGTTGAAAAATCAGAGTCAGGAGTTGCCAGAGGATGTGAACCCTGCCAAAAAGGAG AATTACCTCTCGGAACAGGACTTTGTTTCCGTGTTTGGCATCACCAGAGGGCAGTTTGCTGCTCTGCCTGGCTGGAAACAGCtccagatgaagaaagaaaaggggcttTTCTGA
- the CTDSP2 gene encoding carboxy-terminal domain RNA polymerase II polypeptide A small phosphatase 2 translates to MEHGSIITQARREDALVLTKQGLVSKSSPKKPRGRNIFKALFCCFRAQHVGQSTSSTELSPYKEEANTIAKADLLQCLQYQFYQIPGTCLLPEVTEEDQGRICVVIDLDETLVHSSFKPISNADFIVPVEIEGTTHQVYVLKRPYVDEFLRRMGELFECVLFTASLAKYADPVTDLLDRCGVFRARLFRESCVFHQGCYVKDLSRLGRDLRKTLILDNSPASYIFHPENAVPVQSWFDDMADTELLNLIPIFEELSGAEDVYTSLGQLRAP, encoded by the exons GCCTGGTGTCCAAGTCCTCTCCTAAGAAGCCGCGTGGCCGTAACATCTTCAAGGCCCTCTTCTGCTGTTTTCGTGCCCAGCATGTTGGCCAGTCAACCTCCTCCACTGAGCTTTCCCCCTACAAGGAGGAAGCCAACACCATTGCGAAG GCGGACCTGCTGCAGTGCCTCCAGTACCAGTTTTACCAG ATTCCAGGGACCTGCTTGCTCCcagaggtgacagaggaagatCAGGGAAGAATCTGCGTGGTCATTGACTTGGATGAAACCCTCGTGCATAGTTCCTTTAAG CCAATCAGCAACGCTGACTTCATAGTGCCTGTGGAGATCGAAGGGACCACTCACCAG GTGTACGTGCTCAAGAGGCCGTATGTGGACGAGTTCCTGAGGCGGATGGGGGAGCTCTTCGAATGTGTCCTCTTCACCGCCAGCCTGGCCAAG tATGCCGACCCCGTGACGGATCTGCTGGACCGGTGTGGGGTGTTCCGGGCCCGCCTGTTCCGTGAGTCCTGTGTGTTCCACCAGGGCTGCTACGTCAAGGACCTCAGCCGCCTGGGAAGGGACCTGCGGAAAACCCTCATTCTGGACAACTCGCCTGCTTCCTACATTTTCCACCCGGAGAATGCA gtGCCCGTGCAGTCCTGGTTTGACGACATGGCGGACACCGAGTTGCTTAACCTGATCCCGATCTTTGAGGAGCTGAGCGGAGCCGAGGACGTCTACACCAGCCTGGGGCAGCTGCGGGCCCCTTAG
- the AVIL gene encoding advillin isoform X4 → MSLSSAFRAVGNDPGIITWRIEKMELALVPLRAHGNFYEGDCYVILSTRRVGSLLSQDIHFWIGKDSSQDEQSCAAIYTTQLDDYLGGGPVQHREVQYHESDTFRGYFKQGIIYKKGGVASGMRHVETNTYNVKRLLHVKGKRNIRASEVEMSWDSFNRGDVFLLDLGKVIVQWNGPESSSGERLKAMLLAKDIRDRERGGRAEIGVIEGDKEAASPELMKVLQDTLGRRSIIQPAVPDEVIDQQQKSNITLYHVSDSSGQLAVTEVATRPLVQDLLNPDDCYILDQSGTKIYVWKGRGATKAEKQMAMSKALNFIRMKGYPSSTNVETVNDGAESAMFKQLFQKWTVKEQTVGLGKTFSVGKVAKVFQDKFDVTVLHTKPEVAARERMVDDGSGKVEVWRIENLELVPVEHQWYGFFYGGDCYLVLYTYEMHGKPHYILYIWQGRHASQDELAASAYQAVEVDRQFEGAPVQVRVTMGKEPRHFMAIFKGKLVIFEGGTSRKGSAEPDPPVRLFQIQGHDKSNTKAVEVPAFTSSLNSNDVFLLRTQAEHYLWCGKGSSGDERAMAKELAGLLCEGTENTVAEGQEPAEFWDLLGGKTPYASDKRLQQEILDVQSRLFECSNKTGRFTVTEITDFTQDDLNPGDVMLLDTWDQVFLWIGAEANAAEKEGALTAAQEYLHTHPSGRDTSTPILIVKQGFEPPIFTGWFLAWDPHMWSAGKSYEQLKEELGDAAAITRIIADMRDTTLPLNSEPKYYPLEVLLKNQSQELPEDVNPAKKENYLSEQDFVSVFGITRGQFAALPGWKQLQMKKEKGLF, encoded by the exons ATGTCTCTGAGCAGCGCCTTCCGGGCTGTGGGCAACGACCCTGGGATCATCACCTGGAGAATAGAG AAAATGGAGCTGGCGCTGGTGCCCTTGCGTGCCCACGGCAACTTCTATGAGGGAGACTGCTACGTCATCCTCTCG ACGCGGAGAGTGGGCAGCCTCCTCTCCCAGGACATCCACTTCTGGATCGGGAAGGACTCCTCCCAGGACGAGCAGAGCTGTGCGGCCATCTACACCACGCAGCTGGACGACTACCTGGGGGGCGGCCCCGTTCAACACCGGGAGGTCCAGTACCACGAGTCCGACACCTTCCGCGGCTACTTCAAGCAGGGCATCAT CTACAAGAAGGGCGGTGTGGCCTCTGGGATGAGGCACGTGGAGACCAACACCTACAACGTGAAGCGGCTGCTGCATGTGAAGGGGAAGAGAAACATCCGGGCCAGCGAG GTGGAAATGAGCTGGGACAGTTTTAACCGAGGAGACGTCTTCCTGCTGGATCTCGGGAAGGTCATCGTCCAGTGGAACGGCCCGGAGAGCAGCAGCGGGGAGCGCCTGAAG GCGATGCTTCTGGCAAAGGATATTCGGGACAGGGAGCGAGGGGGTCGTGCTGAGATAGGAGTGATCGAGGGAGACAAGGAGGCAGCCAGCCCGGAGCTGATGAAGGTTCTTCAGGACACCCTCGGCCGGCGCTCCATTATCCAACCGGCAGTCCCAGACGAGGTCATAGATCAGCAGCAGAAATCAAACATCACGCTTTATCA tgTCTCAGACTCGTCTGGGCAGCTGGCGGTCACGGAGGTAGCGACGAGGCCTCTGGTCCAGGACTTACTGAACCCTGAT GACTGCTACATCCTGGACCAAAGCGGAACCAAGATCTACGTGTGGAAAGGAAGGGGAGCTACAAAGGCTGAGAAACAGATGGCCATGTCTAAAGCCCTG AACTTCATCAGGATGAAGGGCTACCCCAGCAGCACCAACGTGGAGACCGTCAACGACGGTGCCGAGTCGGCCATGTTCAAGCAGCTGTTCCAGAAGTGGACAGTGAAGGAGCAGACCGTGGGTCTGGGGAAGACGTTCAGTGTGGGTAAAGTCG CGAAGGTTTTCCAGGATAAGTTTGATGTAACTGTGCTGCACACCAAACCAGAGGTGGCAGCCCGGGAAAGAATGGTGGACGACGGCAGTGGCAAAGTCGAG GTCTGGAGGATAGAAAACCTGGAGCTGGTCCCCGTGGAGCACCAGTGGTATGGCTTCTTTTACGGGGGAGACTGCTATCTGGTTCTCTACACATACGAGATGCATGGGAAGCCTCATTACATCCTGTATATCTGGCAG GGCCGCCACGCCTCACAGGATGAGCTGGCAGCCTCGGCATATCAGGCAGTAGAGGTGGACCGGCAGTTTGAAGGGGCCCCCGTGCAGGTTCGGGTCACCATGGGGAAGGAGCCGCGCCACTTCATGGCCATCTTCAAAGGAAAGCTGGTCATCTTTGAG gGTGGGACTTCGAGGAAGGGAAGTGCTGAGCCAGATCCTCCAGTAAGACTCTTCCAGATTCAAGGACATGACAAATCTAACACCAAAGCAGTGGAGGTCCCAGCCTTCACCTCCTCCCTAAACTCCAACGATGTCTTTCTGCTGCGGACCCAGGCAGAGCATTACCTGTGGTGTGGCAAG GGGTCTAGCGGGGATGAGCGGGCCATGGCCAAGGAGCTGGCTGGACTTCTCTGTGAGGGCACGGAGAATACAGTGGCTGAGGGCCAGGAGCCGGCTGAGTTCTGGGACCTGCTGGGAGGGAAGACTCCCTACGCCAGTGACAAGAG ACTGCAGCAGGAGATCCTAGATGTCCAGTCTCGCCTCTTCGAATGTTCCAATAAGACCGGCCGGTTCACGGTCACTGAGATCACAGACTTCACCCAGGACGACCTGAACCCAGGTGACGTGATGCTCCTGGATACCTGGGACCAG GTGTTCCTGTGGATCGGGGCCGAGGCCAATGCCGCGGAGAAGGAGGGCGCTCTGACTGCTGCCCAGGAGTACCTGCACACTCACCCCAGCGGCCGCGACACCAGCACACCGATCCTGATCGTTAAGCAGGGGTTCGAGCCTCCCATCTTCACAGGCTGGTTCCTGGCCTGGGACCCTCACATGTGGAGC GCAGGGAAATCATATGAACAGTTAAAAGAGGAGCTGGGAGACGCTGCTGCTATCACAAGAATCATTGCT GATATGAGGGACACAACCCTTCCCCTGAATTCTGAGCCAAAATATTACCCCCTAGAAGTTCTGTTGAAAAATCAGAGTCAGGAGTTGCCAGAGGATGTGAACCCTGCCAAAAAGGAG AATTACCTCTCGGAACAGGACTTTGTTTCCGTGTTTGGCATCACCAGAGGGCAGTTTGCTGCTCTGCCTGGCTGGAAACAGCtccagatgaagaaagaaaaggggcttTTCTGA
- the AVIL gene encoding advillin isoform X1 has translation MSLSSAFRAVGNDPGIITWRIEKMELALVPLRAHGNFYEGDCYVILSTRRVGSLLSQDIHFWIGKDSSQDEQSCAAIYTTQLDDYLGGGPVQHREVQYHESDTFRGYFKQGIIYKKGGVASGMRHVETNTYNVKRLLHVKGKRNIRASEVEMSWDSFNRGDVFLLDLGKVIVQWNGPESSSGERLKAMLLAKDIRDRERGGRAEIGVIEGDKEAASPELMKVLQDTLGRRSIIQPAVPDEVIDQQQKSNITLYHVSDSSGQLAVTEVATRPLVQDLLNPDDCYILDQSGTKIYVWKGRGATKAEKQMAMSKALNFIRMKGYPSSTNVETVNDGAESAMFKQLFQKWTVKEQTVGLGKTFSVGKVGKTAPRWCSRCGGSLERRARMLFTHLASPKPLSAAKVFQDKFDVTVLHTKPEVAARERMVDDGSGKVEVWRIENLELVPVEHQWYGFFYGGDCYLVLYTYEMHGKPHYILYIWQVGLEQALSFGSWCFLWPRSWGRGWQGPIVPVSPLQGRHASQDELAASAYQAVEVDRQFEGAPVQVRVTMGKEPRHFMAIFKGKLVIFEGGTSRKGSAEPDPPVRLFQIQGHDKSNTKAVEVPAFTSSLNSNDVFLLRTQAEHYLWCGKGSSGDERAMAKELAGLLCEGTENTVAEGQEPAEFWDLLGGKTPYASDKRLQQEILDVQSRLFECSNKTGRFTVTEITDFTQDDLNPGDVMLLDTWDQVFLWIGAEANAAEKEGALTAAQEYLHTHPSGRDTSTPILIVKQGFEPPIFTGWFLAWDPHMWSAGKSYEQLKEELGDAAAITRIIADMRDTTLPLNSEPKYYPLEVLLKNQSQELPEDVNPAKKENYLSEQDFVSVFGITRGQFAALPGWKQLQMKKEKGLF, from the exons ATGTCTCTGAGCAGCGCCTTCCGGGCTGTGGGCAACGACCCTGGGATCATCACCTGGAGAATAGAG AAAATGGAGCTGGCGCTGGTGCCCTTGCGTGCCCACGGCAACTTCTATGAGGGAGACTGCTACGTCATCCTCTCG ACGCGGAGAGTGGGCAGCCTCCTCTCCCAGGACATCCACTTCTGGATCGGGAAGGACTCCTCCCAGGACGAGCAGAGCTGTGCGGCCATCTACACCACGCAGCTGGACGACTACCTGGGGGGCGGCCCCGTTCAACACCGGGAGGTCCAGTACCACGAGTCCGACACCTTCCGCGGCTACTTCAAGCAGGGCATCAT CTACAAGAAGGGCGGTGTGGCCTCTGGGATGAGGCACGTGGAGACCAACACCTACAACGTGAAGCGGCTGCTGCATGTGAAGGGGAAGAGAAACATCCGGGCCAGCGAG GTGGAAATGAGCTGGGACAGTTTTAACCGAGGAGACGTCTTCCTGCTGGATCTCGGGAAGGTCATCGTCCAGTGGAACGGCCCGGAGAGCAGCAGCGGGGAGCGCCTGAAG GCGATGCTTCTGGCAAAGGATATTCGGGACAGGGAGCGAGGGGGTCGTGCTGAGATAGGAGTGATCGAGGGAGACAAGGAGGCAGCCAGCCCGGAGCTGATGAAGGTTCTTCAGGACACCCTCGGCCGGCGCTCCATTATCCAACCGGCAGTCCCAGACGAGGTCATAGATCAGCAGCAGAAATCAAACATCACGCTTTATCA tgTCTCAGACTCGTCTGGGCAGCTGGCGGTCACGGAGGTAGCGACGAGGCCTCTGGTCCAGGACTTACTGAACCCTGAT GACTGCTACATCCTGGACCAAAGCGGAACCAAGATCTACGTGTGGAAAGGAAGGGGAGCTACAAAGGCTGAGAAACAGATGGCCATGTCTAAAGCCCTG AACTTCATCAGGATGAAGGGCTACCCCAGCAGCACCAACGTGGAGACCGTCAACGACGGTGCCGAGTCGGCCATGTTCAAGCAGCTGTTCCAGAAGTGGACAGTGAAGGAGCAGACCGTGGGTCTGGGGAAGACGTTCAGTGTGGGTAAAGTCGGTAAGACTGCCCCCAGATGGTGTTCTCGTTGTGGGGGGTCTCTAGAAAGACGGGCACGGATGCTTTTCACTCACCTGGCTTCTCCCAAACCCCTCTCTGCAGCGAAGGTTTTCCAGGATAAGTTTGATGTAACTGTGCTGCACACCAAACCAGAGGTGGCAGCCCGGGAAAGAATGGTGGACGACGGCAGTGGCAAAGTCGAG GTCTGGAGGATAGAAAACCTGGAGCTGGTCCCCGTGGAGCACCAGTGGTATGGCTTCTTTTACGGGGGAGACTGCTATCTGGTTCTCTACACATACGAGATGCATGGGAAGCCTCATTACATCCTGTATATCTGGCAGGTAGGCCTGGAGCAGGCTCTTAGCTTTGGATCCTGGTGCTTCCTCTGGCCACGGAGCTGGGGCCGGGGGTGGCAGGGACCCATTGTGCCTGTCTCACCCCTGCAGGGCCGCCACGCCTCACAGGATGAGCTGGCAGCCTCGGCATATCAGGCAGTAGAGGTGGACCGGCAGTTTGAAGGGGCCCCCGTGCAGGTTCGGGTCACCATGGGGAAGGAGCCGCGCCACTTCATGGCCATCTTCAAAGGAAAGCTGGTCATCTTTGAG gGTGGGACTTCGAGGAAGGGAAGTGCTGAGCCAGATCCTCCAGTAAGACTCTTCCAGATTCAAGGACATGACAAATCTAACACCAAAGCAGTGGAGGTCCCAGCCTTCACCTCCTCCCTAAACTCCAACGATGTCTTTCTGCTGCGGACCCAGGCAGAGCATTACCTGTGGTGTGGCAAG GGGTCTAGCGGGGATGAGCGGGCCATGGCCAAGGAGCTGGCTGGACTTCTCTGTGAGGGCACGGAGAATACAGTGGCTGAGGGCCAGGAGCCGGCTGAGTTCTGGGACCTGCTGGGAGGGAAGACTCCCTACGCCAGTGACAAGAG ACTGCAGCAGGAGATCCTAGATGTCCAGTCTCGCCTCTTCGAATGTTCCAATAAGACCGGCCGGTTCACGGTCACTGAGATCACAGACTTCACCCAGGACGACCTGAACCCAGGTGACGTGATGCTCCTGGATACCTGGGACCAG GTGTTCCTGTGGATCGGGGCCGAGGCCAATGCCGCGGAGAAGGAGGGCGCTCTGACTGCTGCCCAGGAGTACCTGCACACTCACCCCAGCGGCCGCGACACCAGCACACCGATCCTGATCGTTAAGCAGGGGTTCGAGCCTCCCATCTTCACAGGCTGGTTCCTGGCCTGGGACCCTCACATGTGGAGC GCAGGGAAATCATATGAACAGTTAAAAGAGGAGCTGGGAGACGCTGCTGCTATCACAAGAATCATTGCT GATATGAGGGACACAACCCTTCCCCTGAATTCTGAGCCAAAATATTACCCCCTAGAAGTTCTGTTGAAAAATCAGAGTCAGGAGTTGCCAGAGGATGTGAACCCTGCCAAAAAGGAG AATTACCTCTCGGAACAGGACTTTGTTTCCGTGTTTGGCATCACCAGAGGGCAGTTTGCTGCTCTGCCTGGCTGGAAACAGCtccagatgaagaaagaaaaggggcttTTCTGA